In Cryptomeria japonica chromosome 1, Sugi_1.0, whole genome shotgun sequence, the sequence gcgaagaagaattgtgagaaggtatatgcgagaataagcagagctatacacacaaacatcatttgaaggtgaagcaaggtttttgtgaaagcatattagaactacaccggtactgaatccagcatatgaagatgctattttgagcagtacattcttattggatttaaccatccaattgtagtcagtgtgactcctattttgtgtttgagtagtgagctctaggcgcttggcctttctgcatgtgcagaccccatttgtatacacttactatctgcagtagtatcatctgattatgggtaagatttcccaccgtggtttttccccttatagggtttccatgtacaaatattggtgttaagtgttgtggatgactttgtctttttgtttcatgcattaatctttaccggtattgcaattatttgttaaaactgtccaccggtataaaagattggtttaccggtattaagcaataagttggttaaattgttttggtttgaatttatttgacaactgattcaccccctcccccccctctcagttgtctctaagaCCTAACAAAGAcaaagtaagcatgcatgctatctgaaatgtattcttgtcgaataaaacatcttgcaaataggtCTTTTGTTCAATTGAGATCAATTCAAGTCCTTGATGCCTATCCTTGATGGTTGCGCTCACATGTTGCTATGGTCActgttggttgttctgatccttgttgtcttactTATGTGTTTGGACTGTTGTTTAAACCCACAAGGAGAAATGCCCCCAACGAGGTCAGGATGTTGCCCCTTACTGtcgatactacttcgatatggatatgtacactgatcaccaagccatggtgggatatgattcaaATAATTGATTTAGATAATCAAGggcagtgactacgctaagtatgtccaagataatGTTGCGTGTATAAGTGTTATGCGatggctatgggcttagatcagatggagccaaagatatgatacAAGTACTGATAGATAGAAGAGTTGCTCTATCACAAATAACAcccattgccaggttttcaccacttgtttttattgcactttttgatttgtttttattttttgtatttttgttgattttttgtgcCACAatgcacctgtttaccaggttttcaccctagtgatgattttttgataattttttacttttttccttttttgcttgatctgtgtattggacgactcaagtgtagaatttatttagatggatgATTTTAGTTGGCTCGTCAAGCACACccccttctgaagttgataacTAATATGCTCCCTATCCATAAGCTGATACAATGACAAAAGGTCCCAAGCAGTTAGGTTCAAATCTCCCCttttttctcgatcttgttgattcgagggattttcttttaggactagatcaccaatttgaattcccttggtatgaccttgtgattgtagctttggcACATTTGTTGTTGATATACCTTAAGATGATCAAAGGCACATTGTCGATGTTCGTCTAGCAGCTCTAGCTCTTGCAGTCTgttgacttgatactcttcatctagaatgaggcctttcaatgatGCCTTGAGTGATGGAATTtatacctcaataggtaggataacttcagatccatacaccaatgagtatggtgtagcttcTATGGGTGTGCAGATACTTGTTCTAcatgcccaaagtgtaggattaagctggacatgccaatctttaccagcatcattcactatcttcttgaggatcttcaggattgttttgtttgagacatcttcttggccattaccttgtggataatatggtgttgaaaagTGATgctggatatggaatcgctcacaaagTTCTTGTACATATTGATTCTTGAAAGGTAGTCCATTATCTATAATAATAAAACTGGGAATGCCATACCAACAGATGAGGTAGTTCAAAATGAAGGAAGCTATCTGCTTGCCGGTAACTGTAGTCAACGGAATTGTCTCATTCCACTTAGTGGAGTATTCATTGGTTGTGATGACAAAATTATgttcatttgatgaggaaggataaATCTTTCCtactaggtcgagtccccattggtagaaaggccatgatgtagtgaacggttgcaactcctgtgctggtgcgtgtatgagatTGTTGTGGATATGTCATTTTGGACATTTTCTAGCAAATTGGTACGATTATTTCTCCATTGTtgaccaataatatcccatccttagaagtttcttggcaagagtaggaccacttgaatgtgtgccacaaacaCCTTCGTGGAGCTCATGTAAGGTGgagttagattcattatgatcGAGGCACCGAataagagtaccatcaagacctcgatgaTATAGCACATTGACGGTTAGGGTATAGCGGGCTGCTTGATGAATGAAGTTGCGTTTCTGGTTACGAGATAGGTCTGGTAGAAGGGTATTGTGTTTTAGGTAGGTGTAGATCTTTTCACAGAGGGGTGAATTAGAACCGTCTAGGGTACATATGACTTGGGATTCTGAATTGTCGTAGGCGAGGGAAAATAATTgatccaccaggaattcataatgattcTATCTGTTTGGAATttgtaggagtgaggcaatggtggccattgcatcaacaactctattgtaTAGCCTTGGAATTTGATCAAatatgatgtgtacaaagtacttcttaaaatcatccaccatgcatttGTAGGGCATCAACTTATCATCCTTCATTTGATAGtcatcgttgatttgattgataactaattgagagtccccatagactttcaattttgtAACTTTCCACTCCACGACTACTTTGATACTTGTCACTAGAGCTTTGTACTTAgcgatattattggtgcatgggaacatcaacCTGTAGGATCTTAGAATCATGTGCCCTTCtggagtgacaaacaagatgccgaaACCTAATCCATGAtgtgtataggacccatcaaagtataggatccattgcTTTGGTGTGACAGTGAGCACATCTATATTTAGAAATTCCACTTGTAGTGGGTGTTTGTCTGGTAGGGGTTCTTTAGCCAGTCGATCAACtatttcttgtcctttgatagctctccATTCAGTGtactgaatgtcaaactcacttagtatcatgacccatttaatTAACCTCCCTTTGAGAGCGGCTTTGGTGagagtattttaggggatcaatctTTGCCAATAGTTTGATAGTATGAGCCAACATATAGTGTCGCAACTTTTGGGAAGCGAACACCACAACTAAACAACCTTTTTTGATgaaggtgtaattgagttcatagccattcaacgtcccactaatgtaataaatagctctttcctttccCGTTGAGTCTTcctgtgctagtaatgcccccagtgacactttcgttgctgatatgtagagaatgagtggcttgcccactattggtggcaccaaaataggtggattcatgagatattgcttgAGATGATGAAATAAATATGCAAACttgtcctcccatctgaaaggtacatttttatgaagtagatgattgaatgggagacgtTTGCCTCCTAGTTGAGAAATGAAATTTCTGATAGATTGTAGCCCGCCTTGAAGAGATTGTAGCTAACTAATGTTCCTTGGAGGtagcatttccatgatagcctgaacctttgtggggtccaccttgatgcccttttctgatacaatgtagcccaatagTTTTTCGGATGTGACCccgaaaacacactttttagggtttgaTCTAACATTGAATTGCTGTAGTCTCtgaaagattttatcaagaatgtctAGGTGCCcctctattgtgaatgatttttctagcaagtcatctacataatcctccataaaagtatgcatcatgtcatggaagattgttgtcattgctctttgataggttgcaccgtcattttttaaaccaaaaggcatgacattccagcagtatgtaccccacggacatgtgaataCCGTTTTATCCCGATCCTCTAGAactataaatacatcaaaaacacttaaaagttaTAATATAGAGAAAAATGACTTACcagtgcctaagatgcttctccaatggactgagggtggctcaccatcgatggagaaactgtcgctatttcctatataaaaaatgatcaaagattaaatacaattaatataatgataagtattatagattaaaaacaattaatgtaatttatatcaaacaaaagtgtaccggatcctgagatgcttctctagtacatggaggagggctctccattgatgaagcaactatggatatttcttgtataaaaaaattataagattataatttatcacaagttcacatgtacacatgcatataatcatgaaatcaagaaaataaagtagagatacatacctccgccctctcttgatccttgggcatatcaggtgcattcaacaaatccacatagcttaatggtcgttgtacatgtaaaatagacaaaaaacactaatcaatctacaaatcccaactaagacaatttcaacatttttaaacaattgtacaactaaaaatgtgttcaattaccttcttcccatgttttggcatcttcgaggattTTTTTTTCTTAGGACAAGGCCTAGACACGGAAGGGGTaccttaaaaaaacaaaattaacatgagatattagtacaaataatatattaaacataattttaaaaatctaaaatgaaatgacttgcatattccatcaaaacaatacattaaaagggtgtacaaaatatgataccgtatagcctcgtaggccaaaatcgatcgctgagagcatgatgtcatcaatctgggacatttggtcccctgtcaacacctacaaactaaaaattggaccaaacattaaagatagttagtatatcttgtaatttttttgaattcaaagtgtactattctattttaacatgttacaaaatctaTACCTCAGGCGTCAAAGTTGCAACTGTAGTAACTGCGAGAGGAGTATGAGATAccgttgttgcatcctgaaatgcatattatttgtatcaatttaaatcgatgtataaacaaaaaattatttatgtaattacaaatttaaagtgactgataaataaaatgctatgaattcaaattaaCACACACGTGTCTACAGCTGATGGCCAAACAACATGTCTGTCAACTCCTCTGCCAGAGCCACATCCTCAGTCATGCGAATCTGACATCTACTCTTGCAAATtgtgcatgaatgagatgtggatcatTCTACAATGACCTCGTCATCCGTCCCTCTGCATATCCCCGAACAATTGAcacacacatgctgaatgggctctttgtcgccacttggagcaactaatggctcatcatccaatacaagagggtgtgctaaagatgtcccatgctggatgatggcaccaatcaatgttgtggctaTTTGAAGAGTCtttagctccatcaactctttcaactctactgggacaacctgatgcaccttgggtttgggtgccagggggtggcgactctccggggctactcgcctacgggctccaggtctatcttgggtagagccaccacctctaccatgtaactctctcatgtcaaaatagtttggccgcacattgaggacaaactcatagtatactttTCTTAAAAATTACAatgacacctcataattattacaaggtggatcatcaaagaccatccaccacctttgccaaaaaagattcttcatctgcacattggtacacctgGATAACCTCTTTGCATTAAGGGGTAACGactcaccagttttaggatcaacaaaaacgacacatatttgttgtttactaatatttttatttttcactccctcgtatgataacccactagcatagtattgacgacacatatacctatagtttccccattttgtaatttgtgtggaaacgactgtggcaccactagctaatgtttctaagctagtgacgagggatttatgatgctcaagcttagatgttttcaatttattaatcagtctatttatttagacgtgttttgccctaactgattaatcaattgctttTGTGTATCAGGTGTACGATCAAAAGAAGGAgctggaggtgtatcttgtggggtTTTGTTcggggttttcaagaggtgcatcttgttgttgttgttgtggattattagaatttggtttttgaaacaaaaaataaaaaaaacctaatcaaaataaacgaaattaaattcaaaacgtaaaaaattgaataaacgagaaagaaaaagaaaaattaagcaaaactaaccttgatccatagcgtttGGTGGAGAAAAGTGGGAGCCCGTTCACGGTTGTGtgggaaaaatgaagaaaaaaaaggtTGTGGTCGTGGGGAAAATAAGACCTAGtcgatttaaaaaaaaacttttattgaTAGATTGTACCACAAGCGATTTTTAGGACTAAAAATCGCGTATTCGGTCACTTTCCTAAAGCACCACGTACGTGGTATCTAGGTTCGAAGACAACGAACCTAAGTGCGTACACAGTTCAAATTTTAATACCGCATACGTgttgcttgttttttcatgttttttttaggtggtgtccacttttctgaccaccatctttgtgcacatacatCTTAatagtaaatttaatttaaatCAGATTGAATCTAGTTACATTTAGATTGCAACAATGTGACTTACATTTATATTGAATCTAGTTTGATACACTTAGTTTAGATTGAATCTAGTTTGATAGAATCTTTaatcaaatttgtttcatgtttattTAGATAGTTACATTTAGATTGAAACAATGTGACTTACATTTAGATTGAATCTAGTTTGATACACTTAGTTTAGATTGAATCTAATTTGATAGAATCTTTaatcaaatttgtttcatgtttttttaggtgatgtccacttttctgaccaccatctttatgcACATACATCCTAatagtaaatttaatttaaatCAGATTGAATTTAGATTGAATCTAGTTACATCTAGATAGTTAAACCGTGTaacttacatttatttatattgaATTAGATTGAATCTAGTTTGAGAGAATCTTTAATCAAATTTGAATCGAGTATTTCATCCAAAATTGCACCTTTAAACAGTGTaacttacatttatttatattgaATTAGATTGAATCTAGTTTGAGAGAATCTTTAATCAAATTTGAATCGAGTAGTTCATCCAAAATTGCACCTTTAATCAAATTTGAATCGAGTAGTTCATCCAAAATTGGACACCTTTAATCTGAATCACAAATCAAATTTGAATCCGCATTCTCACTTTTAAATCTGATTACTATCCCTTCAAATCTGAATCATAAATCAAATTTGAATCCACATTCTCACTTTTAAATCTGATTACTATCCCTAGTTCCCGAGTTCATCCAAAATCCCACTATCCCTAGATCACAAATCTCATTTGAATCAAACTTCCAACACTTTAATTTAATCTAAATCTAATTACAATTCCTAGATTACTAGTTCATCTAAATCTAATTTGAACCTCACTAGTTACTATTCAAATCTACTCGGAATCTCATTAGTTACTATCCAAATCTAATCACTTTTATACTATTTTATAGTAAATATAATTTGAATCTAATAATTCTACACCTTTTTAGTTCATCCAAAATCTAAATCTAATctgaatataattaatttaatctaatcAGAAATGATTTTGAATGAAACTACTTCCTTCCGAGCTATAGACCATCTCAAAGTTTAAATTCAACTTTCTACTATTCCCAGATCAAATTTGTCTATTTCATcctaaatttaattatttcaataTAATTAGATAAACTCTTTTTAAGCTCATCCGGATCTAATctaatctaatttcacactttagTTCATCCAAATCTACCATATCTAATTTGATAGATTCCTAGTCTAATTTGATAGATTCAAATTTCTACTATGATTTACCCCATTTGTTTTTTATTTCACATATTTTCTCCGACTCCTAGAAATAAAAAATCTAGATCCCCCTACATTATTCCTAATAAACAATCACTAATTTAATTTTATCTCAAAAGTAAAAATATTAACTAATTCATATATTTTCTATGATTCCTAAGAATAAAAAATCTAATAAATCCCCCTATATTAACTATTTCATATATTTTCTATGATTCCCAAGAATCAAAATCTACTGAAGAATTTAATTATGTCTCAAATTAGTATTAATCATTAACTAAGCAGTTCattcaaatttgaatccaatttcaCACTTAAACCTGAATACAATCCCTGAAACCCTAGTTCATCCAAAATATGGTGCTCATGTATTTTTTATACCCATTTCAATATATCATAAAaagtcaaattttaattcactcAAAAGGATTTTTATACCCATTTCAATATATCATAAAAAGTCAAATTTTAATTCATTCAAGGATTGAAAAAACTTTGATCAATTTAGACAAAAATAACAGGTTTTAGCCAAACTTAAGGATTCCCATGGCTCTGAAAAGGCAAAGTTTGATGAGAAAGCCAAAATCTTATAAAAATGTATGAGAAAGACaatcttacataaatccaatttaTTCACACACGAACTGAGCTACGCCATATAAATAAAATCACTGCTCAGAACTTCACAAAACCAATTCTAAGAAAGAAAGCATTATAGATCCCATCTCAAAACAAATTTATGACAGTTTTTAGACTTTTGTCATACGAATATATTTTTTCCCAGATGGAAGGCTGATTGTCTCAAACCCCTGTGGGTACAATTTCTTGGCTTCCTCATCATTTACGGATGGTGGTATTATCACCCTCTCTCCCGGTTTCCAGTTAGCAGGTGTACAGACCCTGTATTTTGCTGCCAACTGAAGTGAATCCACCACCCTCAACACTTCATCAAAGTTTCTCCCAGTTGTTCCAGGGTACAAAAAGCTCAACTTCAACTGTATACAAATAAGCAAATAGATTCAACTTCAACTGTTATACAGCCAACAGCCTATTTTATAGGGctacaaaaaacccaaaaacaaataAGCAAATAGATTCACCTCAAGTAAAAGAGCCTATTTTATGCACctgcaaaaaacccaaaaacaaaatCTGATTGCATATATACCTTCTTGTCAGGGCCAATAATATGCAGGGCTCTGGATGCCAATGGCTTTCCAATCTCATCTTTCTCATCTGGGTCCAACATATTAAGCTTCGCCATAATCTCTGATTTGGGATCAGCCAATATTGGGTATGTAACCTTACATCCAGGGGTACATGCTTCCACATCAGGTAGCCATGCTCTGTGTGAATCCACTTCATCAGAGGACAAGCCCAAAAGCTTCACTCCACGCTTCTCAAACTCACCAATGTAATTGGCAATCCTTCCCAGCTCAGTAGTACAGACTGGTGTAAAATCAGCTGAcccaaaacaaaaatgaaggcgtAAGTTAAACAAAACCATAGAAACAGAATGAAAACTACAATTCTTCCAAACAGAATGAAAACTACAATCCTTCCAAGTTTGGTAGTACAGAATGATGTAAAATCAGCTGACCCAAaataagaatgaaggcacaagtTAAACAAAAACATGGAAACAGAATGAAAATTAAAATCCTTCTAAACTTGGGTATTACAGGCTGGTCTGAAATCAGTTGACTCAAAACAAGAATGAAGGCATAAGTTAAACAAAAATATAGAAACGTAATGAAAACTACAATCCTTCCAAGCTTGGTGGTACAGACTGGTGTTAATTAAAACTGACCCAAAACAAGAATGAAGGcataaattaaaaacaaaataaaaaatcagctGGCTCAAAACAGGAATGAAGGCATAAGTtaaaacaaaaacatagaaaatcAGCTGAcccaaaacaaaaatgaaggcataAATTAGACAAAAACATAGAAACAGAATGATAATTACAATCCTTCCCAGCTCTGTAGTACAGCATGGTGTAAAATCGACTGACCCAAAACAAGCATAAGTTAGACAAAAACATATAAATAACTACAATCCTTCCCAGCCTGGTGTAAAATCGGCTGACCCAAAACAAGAATGAAAGCATAAGTTAgacaaaaacataaaaacagaATGACAACTACAGTCCTTCCAAGCTTGGAAGTACAGACTGGTGTAAAATCAGC encodes:
- the LOC131044923 gene encoding 1-Cys peroxiredoxin A, encoding MPGLSLGDTIPNVQADSTHGHIKLYDYIGDSWAIIFSHPADFTPVCTTELGRIANYIGEFEKRGVKLLGLSSDEVDSHRAWLPDVEACTPGCKVTYPILADPKSEIMAKLNMLDPDEKDEIGKPLASRALHIIGPDKKLKLSFLYPGTTGRNFDEVLRVVDSLQLAAKYRVCTPANWKPGERVIIPPSVNDEEAKKLYPQGFETISLPSGKKYIRMTKV